From Astyanax mexicanus isolate ESR-SI-001 chromosome 13, AstMex3_surface, whole genome shotgun sequence, the proteins below share one genomic window:
- the mfsd4ab gene encoding major facilitator superfamily domain-containing protein 4B isoform X3, with amino-acid sequence MFIDERLVLLFKQNCQHTLTYWSVFFSFGLCIAFLGPTVLDLKCQTNSTLQEITWVFFSQQFCLLIGSSIGGVFKKTLFSALAALLLSSLVISLVFAIIPLCYNVLLLAVAMAVSGLAMGIIDTIANIQLVSLYQKDSAIFLQALHFFIGFGALVSPLIADPFLAEHCPGTNSTEDEAVIMHHVRHSMAAAFRSSIPLNYSQHLGPITGQSSVSFAFWIMALINLPVPIAVFVLMYKEKLIPFCYNGSSHLLEKDELAMETRTPETAEASEHDAGGHGDLFSCCMNSNFRELPASFFGVHILGGIVLFMTDGIVGAYAGFAYTYAVSPPMLLHHKTAGYLPCVFWAAITGGRLLSIPLAYRLRPVYLLIISLAGVIVTVLLLLIFYTSSLFLFIGTCLLGLFLSSIFPCMLAYTEDILDYQGCATTVLVTSAGMGEMVLQVLVGSIIQTTGSYSFLLCGMITGFIGFVFFFGLMLCHRLHRNYLRRTSKKTAMVEDPAPVPSPLSVSNPVPVSAPKPAPSTGPISATEAAPSKVPGPVPKAVPEPAPSPLPALSPALSPVPSPLPASSPVPSPLPALSPASSPVPSPLPALSPAPSPLPALSTAPSPLPALSPGSSPAPSPLPAISPASSPAPSPLPALSPASSPVPSPFPALSPVSSPAPSPRQEPVLEVAPKKAEEMQWL; translated from the exons ATGTTTATTGATGAGCGTCTGGTACTGCTTTTTAAACAGAACTGTCAGCATACGCTTACATACTGGAGTGTGTTCTTTAGTTTTGGACTGTGTATAGCCTTTCTGGGGCCTACTGTTCTAGATCTGAAATGTCAGACCAACTCCACGCTGCAGGAGATCACCTGGGTTTTCTTCTCACAGCAGTTCTGCTTGCTCATCGGCAGCTCGATTGGCGGCGTTTTCAAAAAGAC gttgttCAGTGCTCTAGCTGCTCTTCTGCTTTCCTCTCTTGTTATTTCCCTAGTTTTTGCCATCATCCCGCTCTGCTACAATGTGCTGCTATTGGCTGTTGCCATGGCAGTGTCAGGGCTGGCAATGGGCATCATCGACACTATTGCAAACATTCAGCTGGTGTCTCTCTATCAGAAAGACTCTGCAATCTTCCTGCAG GCTCTGCACTTCTTTATTGGCTTCGGGGCTCTGGTAAGCCCTCTAATAGCAGACCCCTTCTTAGCAGAGCACTGCCCAGGTACCAACAGCACAGAGGACGAGGCAGTAATAATGCACCACGTCAGACACAGCATGGCTGCTGCCTTTAGGAGTTCCATACCTCTCAACTACTCTCAACACCTAGGACCAATCACAGGGCAGTCCAGCGTCTCCTTCGCCTTCTGGATCATGGCTCTCATTAAT CTTCCAGTGCCTATTGCAGTGTTTGTGTTGATGTACAAAGAAAAGTTGATCCCGTTTTGCTATAATGGCTCTTCCCATTTGCTGGAAAAAGATGAACTGGCTATGGAAACTCGAACACCAGAGACAGCAGAGGCTTCAGAACATGATGCTGGAG GCCATGGTGACCTCTTCAGCTGCTGTATGAATTCTAACTTCCGTGAGCTTCCTGCTTCATTTTTTGGAGTTCATATTTTGGGTGGAATCGTCCTCTTCATGACTGATGGCATTGTG GGGGCCTATGCCGGTTTTGCCTACACATACGCTGTATCTCCTCCGATGCTGCTGCATCACAAAACAGCCGGCTACCTGCCCTGCGTCTTTTGGGCCGCCATCACTGGAGGAAGGCTGTTATCTATTCCGCTGGCCTATCGCCTCAGACCTGTGTACCTGCTCATCATCAGCCTG GCTGGTGTGATAGTCACTGTGCTCTTGCTGCTGATTTTCTACACTAGTAGCCTGTTCCTTTTCATAGGAACATGTTTACTGGGTCTGTTTCTCAGCAGCATCTTCCCATGCATGCTTGCTTACACTGAAGACATTCTGGACTACCagg GTTGTGCCACAACAGTTCTAGTAACCTCTGCTGGAATGGGTGAAATGGTCCTGCAGGTGCTGGTTGGATCG ATAATTCAGACTACAGGCAGCTATAGTTTTCTCTTGTGTGGAATGATCACCGGCTTCATCGGTTTCGTCTTCTTCTTTGGTCTGATGCTTTGTCACCGCCTCCACAGAAACTACCTCAGAA GAACATCTAAAAAGACAGCTATGGTGGAGGACCCAGCTCCGGTTCCATCACCACTTTCAGTTTCAAATCCAGTGCCAGTTTCTGCTCCAAAACCAGCTCCATCAACAGGACCAATTTCAGCTACTGAAGCAGCTCCATCAAAAGTGCCCGGTCCAGTCCCCAAAGCAGTTCCAGAACCAGCTCCTTCACCATTACCAGCTCTATCACCAGCTTTATCACCAGTTCCTTCACCATTACCAGCTTCATCACCAGTTCCTTCACCATTACCAGCTCTATCACCAGCTTCATCACCAGTTCCTTCACCATTACCAGCTCTATCACCAGCTCCTTCACCATTACCAGCTCTATCAACAGCTCCTTCACCATTACCAGCTCTATCACCAGGTTCATCACCAGCTCCTTCACCATTACCAGCTATATCACCAGCTTCATCACCAGCTCCTTCACCATTACCAGCTCTATCACCAGCTTCATCACCAGTTCCTTCACCATTTCCAGCTCTATCACCAG TTTCATCACCAGCTCCTTCACCAAGGCAAGAGCCAGTTTTAGAAGTAGCTCCAAAGAAAGCAGAAGAGATGCAGTGGCTTTAG
- the mfsd4ab gene encoding major facilitator superfamily domain-containing protein 4B isoform X2 produces MFIDERLVLLFKQNCQHTLTYWSVFFSFGLCIAFLGPTVLDLKCQTNSTLQEITWVFFSQQFCLLIGSSIGGVFKKTLFSALAALLLSSLVISLVFAIIPLCYNVLLLAVAMAVSGLAMGIIDTIANIQLVSLYQKDSAIFLQALHFFIGFGALVSPLIADPFLAEHCPGTNSTEDEAVIMHHVRHSMAAAFRSSIPLNYSQHLGPITGQSSVSFAFWIMALINLPVPIAVFVLMYKEKLIPFCYNGSSHLLEKDELAMETRTPETAEASEHDAGGHGDLFSCCMNSNFRELPASFFGVHILGGIVLFMTDGIVGAYAGFAYTYAVSPPMLLHHKTAGYLPCVFWAAITGGRLLSIPLAYRLRPVYLLIISLAGVIVTVLLLLIFYTSSLFLFIGTCLLGLFLSSIFPCMLAYTEDILDYQGCATTVLVTSAGMGEMVLQVLVGSIIQTTGSYSFLLCGMITGFIGFVFFFGLMLCHRLHRNYLRRTSKKTAMVEDPAPVPSPLSVSNPVPVSAPKPAPSTGPISATEAAPSKVPGPVPKAVPEPAPSPLPALSPALSPVPSPLPASSPVPSPLPALSPASSPVPSPLPALSPAPSPLPALSTAPSPLPALSPASSPAPSPLPALSPASSPVPSPFPALSPAPSPLPALSPASSPVPLPLRVSEPALSPDPLPLPALLPVSSPAPSPRQEPVLEVAPKKAEEMQWL; encoded by the exons ATGTTTATTGATGAGCGTCTGGTACTGCTTTTTAAACAGAACTGTCAGCATACGCTTACATACTGGAGTGTGTTCTTTAGTTTTGGACTGTGTATAGCCTTTCTGGGGCCTACTGTTCTAGATCTGAAATGTCAGACCAACTCCACGCTGCAGGAGATCACCTGGGTTTTCTTCTCACAGCAGTTCTGCTTGCTCATCGGCAGCTCGATTGGCGGCGTTTTCAAAAAGAC gttgttCAGTGCTCTAGCTGCTCTTCTGCTTTCCTCTCTTGTTATTTCCCTAGTTTTTGCCATCATCCCGCTCTGCTACAATGTGCTGCTATTGGCTGTTGCCATGGCAGTGTCAGGGCTGGCAATGGGCATCATCGACACTATTGCAAACATTCAGCTGGTGTCTCTCTATCAGAAAGACTCTGCAATCTTCCTGCAG GCTCTGCACTTCTTTATTGGCTTCGGGGCTCTGGTAAGCCCTCTAATAGCAGACCCCTTCTTAGCAGAGCACTGCCCAGGTACCAACAGCACAGAGGACGAGGCAGTAATAATGCACCACGTCAGACACAGCATGGCTGCTGCCTTTAGGAGTTCCATACCTCTCAACTACTCTCAACACCTAGGACCAATCACAGGGCAGTCCAGCGTCTCCTTCGCCTTCTGGATCATGGCTCTCATTAAT CTTCCAGTGCCTATTGCAGTGTTTGTGTTGATGTACAAAGAAAAGTTGATCCCGTTTTGCTATAATGGCTCTTCCCATTTGCTGGAAAAAGATGAACTGGCTATGGAAACTCGAACACCAGAGACAGCAGAGGCTTCAGAACATGATGCTGGAG GCCATGGTGACCTCTTCAGCTGCTGTATGAATTCTAACTTCCGTGAGCTTCCTGCTTCATTTTTTGGAGTTCATATTTTGGGTGGAATCGTCCTCTTCATGACTGATGGCATTGTG GGGGCCTATGCCGGTTTTGCCTACACATACGCTGTATCTCCTCCGATGCTGCTGCATCACAAAACAGCCGGCTACCTGCCCTGCGTCTTTTGGGCCGCCATCACTGGAGGAAGGCTGTTATCTATTCCGCTGGCCTATCGCCTCAGACCTGTGTACCTGCTCATCATCAGCCTG GCTGGTGTGATAGTCACTGTGCTCTTGCTGCTGATTTTCTACACTAGTAGCCTGTTCCTTTTCATAGGAACATGTTTACTGGGTCTGTTTCTCAGCAGCATCTTCCCATGCATGCTTGCTTACACTGAAGACATTCTGGACTACCagg GTTGTGCCACAACAGTTCTAGTAACCTCTGCTGGAATGGGTGAAATGGTCCTGCAGGTGCTGGTTGGATCG ATAATTCAGACTACAGGCAGCTATAGTTTTCTCTTGTGTGGAATGATCACCGGCTTCATCGGTTTCGTCTTCTTCTTTGGTCTGATGCTTTGTCACCGCCTCCACAGAAACTACCTCAGAA GAACATCTAAAAAGACAGCTATGGTGGAGGACCCAGCTCCGGTTCCATCACCACTTTCAGTTTCAAATCCAGTGCCAGTTTCTGCTCCAAAACCAGCTCCATCAACAGGACCAATTTCAGCTACTGAAGCAGCTCCATCAAAAGTGCCCGGTCCAGTCCCCAAAGCAGTTCCAGAACCAGCTCCTTCACCATTACCAGCTCTATCACCAGCTTTATCACCAGTTCCTTCACCATTACCAGCTTCATCACCAGTTCCTTCACCATTACCAGCTCTATCACCAGCTTCATCACCAGTTCCTTCACCATTACCAGCTCTATCACCAGCTCCTTCACCATTACCAGCTCTATCAACAGCTCCTTCACCATTACCAGCTCTATCACCAG CTTCATCACCAGCTCCTTCACCATTACCAGCTCTATCACCAGCTTCATCACCAGTTCCTTCACCATTTCCAGCTCTATCACCAGCTCCTTCACCATTACCAGCTCTATCACCAGCTTCATCACCAGTTCCTTTACCATTACGAGTTTCAGAACCAGCTCTATCACCAGATCCTTTACCATTACCAGCTTTATTACCAGTTTCATCACCAGCTCCTTCACCAAGGCAAGAGCCAGTTTTAGAAGTAGCTCCAAAGAAAGCAGAAGAGATGCAGTGGCTTTAG
- the mfsd4ab gene encoding major facilitator superfamily domain-containing protein 4B isoform X1: protein MFIDERLVLLFKQNCQHTLTYWSVFFSFGLCIAFLGPTVLDLKCQTNSTLQEITWVFFSQQFCLLIGSSIGGVFKKTLFSALAALLLSSLVISLVFAIIPLCYNVLLLAVAMAVSGLAMGIIDTIANIQLVSLYQKDSAIFLQALHFFIGFGALVSPLIADPFLAEHCPGTNSTEDEAVIMHHVRHSMAAAFRSSIPLNYSQHLGPITGQSSVSFAFWIMALINLPVPIAVFVLMYKEKLIPFCYNGSSHLLEKDELAMETRTPETAEASEHDAGGHGDLFSCCMNSNFRELPASFFGVHILGGIVLFMTDGIVGAYAGFAYTYAVSPPMLLHHKTAGYLPCVFWAAITGGRLLSIPLAYRLRPVYLLIISLAGVIVTVLLLLIFYTSSLFLFIGTCLLGLFLSSIFPCMLAYTEDILDYQGCATTVLVTSAGMGEMVLQVLVGSIIQTTGSYSFLLCGMITGFIGFVFFFGLMLCHRLHRNYLRRTSKKTAMVEDPAPVPSPLSVSNPVPVSAPKPAPSTGPISATEAAPSKVPGPVPKAVPEPAPSPLPALSPALSPVPSPLPASSPVPSPLPALSPASSPVPSPLPALSPAPSPLPALSTAPSPLPALSPGSSPAPSPLPAISPASSPAPSPLPALSPASSPVPSPFPALSPAPSPLPALSPASSPVPLPLRVSEPALSPDPLPLPALLPVSSPAPSPRQEPVLEVAPKKAEEMQWL, encoded by the exons ATGTTTATTGATGAGCGTCTGGTACTGCTTTTTAAACAGAACTGTCAGCATACGCTTACATACTGGAGTGTGTTCTTTAGTTTTGGACTGTGTATAGCCTTTCTGGGGCCTACTGTTCTAGATCTGAAATGTCAGACCAACTCCACGCTGCAGGAGATCACCTGGGTTTTCTTCTCACAGCAGTTCTGCTTGCTCATCGGCAGCTCGATTGGCGGCGTTTTCAAAAAGAC gttgttCAGTGCTCTAGCTGCTCTTCTGCTTTCCTCTCTTGTTATTTCCCTAGTTTTTGCCATCATCCCGCTCTGCTACAATGTGCTGCTATTGGCTGTTGCCATGGCAGTGTCAGGGCTGGCAATGGGCATCATCGACACTATTGCAAACATTCAGCTGGTGTCTCTCTATCAGAAAGACTCTGCAATCTTCCTGCAG GCTCTGCACTTCTTTATTGGCTTCGGGGCTCTGGTAAGCCCTCTAATAGCAGACCCCTTCTTAGCAGAGCACTGCCCAGGTACCAACAGCACAGAGGACGAGGCAGTAATAATGCACCACGTCAGACACAGCATGGCTGCTGCCTTTAGGAGTTCCATACCTCTCAACTACTCTCAACACCTAGGACCAATCACAGGGCAGTCCAGCGTCTCCTTCGCCTTCTGGATCATGGCTCTCATTAAT CTTCCAGTGCCTATTGCAGTGTTTGTGTTGATGTACAAAGAAAAGTTGATCCCGTTTTGCTATAATGGCTCTTCCCATTTGCTGGAAAAAGATGAACTGGCTATGGAAACTCGAACACCAGAGACAGCAGAGGCTTCAGAACATGATGCTGGAG GCCATGGTGACCTCTTCAGCTGCTGTATGAATTCTAACTTCCGTGAGCTTCCTGCTTCATTTTTTGGAGTTCATATTTTGGGTGGAATCGTCCTCTTCATGACTGATGGCATTGTG GGGGCCTATGCCGGTTTTGCCTACACATACGCTGTATCTCCTCCGATGCTGCTGCATCACAAAACAGCCGGCTACCTGCCCTGCGTCTTTTGGGCCGCCATCACTGGAGGAAGGCTGTTATCTATTCCGCTGGCCTATCGCCTCAGACCTGTGTACCTGCTCATCATCAGCCTG GCTGGTGTGATAGTCACTGTGCTCTTGCTGCTGATTTTCTACACTAGTAGCCTGTTCCTTTTCATAGGAACATGTTTACTGGGTCTGTTTCTCAGCAGCATCTTCCCATGCATGCTTGCTTACACTGAAGACATTCTGGACTACCagg GTTGTGCCACAACAGTTCTAGTAACCTCTGCTGGAATGGGTGAAATGGTCCTGCAGGTGCTGGTTGGATCG ATAATTCAGACTACAGGCAGCTATAGTTTTCTCTTGTGTGGAATGATCACCGGCTTCATCGGTTTCGTCTTCTTCTTTGGTCTGATGCTTTGTCACCGCCTCCACAGAAACTACCTCAGAA GAACATCTAAAAAGACAGCTATGGTGGAGGACCCAGCTCCGGTTCCATCACCACTTTCAGTTTCAAATCCAGTGCCAGTTTCTGCTCCAAAACCAGCTCCATCAACAGGACCAATTTCAGCTACTGAAGCAGCTCCATCAAAAGTGCCCGGTCCAGTCCCCAAAGCAGTTCCAGAACCAGCTCCTTCACCATTACCAGCTCTATCACCAGCTTTATCACCAGTTCCTTCACCATTACCAGCTTCATCACCAGTTCCTTCACCATTACCAGCTCTATCACCAGCTTCATCACCAGTTCCTTCACCATTACCAGCTCTATCACCAGCTCCTTCACCATTACCAGCTCTATCAACAGCTCCTTCACCATTACCAGCTCTATCACCAGGTTCATCACCAGCTCCTTCACCATTACCAGCTATATCACCAGCTTCATCACCAGCTCCTTCACCATTACCAGCTCTATCACCAGCTTCATCACCAGTTCCTTCACCATTTCCAGCTCTATCACCAGCTCCTTCACCATTACCAGCTCTATCACCAGCTTCATCACCAGTTCCTTTACCATTACGAGTTTCAGAACCAGCTCTATCACCAGATCCTTTACCATTACCAGCTTTATTACCAGTTTCATCACCAGCTCCTTCACCAAGGCAAGAGCCAGTTTTAGAAGTAGCTCCAAAGAAAGCAGAAGAGATGCAGTGGCTTTAG
- the nucks1b gene encoding nuclear ubiquitous casein and cyclin-dependent kinase substrate 1b → MARPSRNKRVVDYAQFQESDEADEEYEGDSNKPKKAVKHSDESRVTDHKKDLSDDDHDYGEEEEDDDGGDSDYEAKKTTKGRQTTAKRKRAEATSDEEKVVKKKGRQVRQAASKAVSKQREILLGDGGSEEEEGEKGEREEDSDAYTGDSGSDEDFMVEDDDDDSDYGRPKRRNSKVSRRRSKDKKSSKPRIRTSVSRGPRKKRGKRQIKAKRVLSKKIVPKDEDEDIESPQEEEEKGKDEKKKDSPPAKKAEESGGEAEDNNNGEEKESKESEKEKDEKDDVSEEDAPSGED, encoded by the exons ATGGCAAGACCTTCGAG GAACAAGAGAGTGGTTGACTATGCACAGTTTCAAGAGTCTGATGAGGCTG ATGAGGAATATGAAGGAGATTCCAACAAACCCAAGAAAGCAGTGAAGCACAG TGATGAGTCCCGAGTCACAGATCACAAGA aggatttgaGTGATGATGACCATGACTacggtgaggaggaggaggatgatgatggtggGGACAGTGACTATGAGGCTAAAAAGACTACTAAGGGACGGCAGACGACTGCTAAAAGGAAAAGAGCTGAAG CTACCAGTGATGAGGAGAAAGTTGTGAAAAAGAAGGGCAGGCAGGTCCGTCAAGCTGCCAGTAAAGCAGTTTCCAAACAGAGGGAGATTCTTCTTGGAGATGGAGgcagtgaggaagaggagggggaGAAAGGAGAACGGGAAGAGGACAGTGATGCTTATACAGGAG ATTCAGGCAGCGATGAAGACTTCATGGTTGAAGATGATGACGATGACAGTGATTATGGTCGACCCAAAAGGAGGAATTCGAAAGTCAGCAGGAGGAGGAGCAAAGACAAGAAGTCCTCAAAGCCCAGGATAAGAACTTCAG TAAGCAGAGGGCCACGGAAGAAGCGAGGGAAGCGCCAGATAAAGGCGAAGAGAGTCTTGTCCAAGAAGATTGTGCCTAAGGATGAGGACGAAGACATCGAGAGCCcccaggaggaagaggagaagggGAAAGATGAAAAGAAGAAAGATTCACCCCCAGCTAAGAAAGCAGAGGAGAGCGGCGGAGAGGCTGAGGACAACAACAACGGCGAGGAGAAGGAGAGTaaggagagcgagaaagagaaagatgaaaaGGACGATGTATCCGAGGAGGATGCTCCATCAGGTGAAGACTGA
- the LOC107197627 gene encoding acidic mammalian chitinase: protein MGKVVLVSALALLLHMQLGSAYILSCYFTNWAQYRPPPTIYMPNDIDPCLCTHLLYAFATMTSSYQIATYEWNDVELYSQFNALKDKNGDLKTLLSVGGWNFGSSGFSNMVASSTNRQTFITSVIAFLRKYEFDGLDIDWEYPANRGSPPQDQQLYSVLLEEMRAAFEAEAKQTNRARLLMSAAVSSGRGTVETAYQIPQLGQSLDMINVMTYDMHGSWDPFTGECSPLYRDSFDSGSYIYFNVDYAMNYWKNNGAPAEKLLVGFPTYGNTFTLTNPADHGIGAPISGAGTAGKYTQEAGELAYFEICTFLKDGATEVWNTQQDVPYAYNGNQWVGYDNVKSFGIKAQWLMKNNFGGAMVWTIDMDDFLGTFCNQGKYPLINVLHSALNLDQQACKPPATPLPPIPGLTSTTPSASGGSSSGGSSSGGSSSGGSSSGGSSSGTSGMNSSYCVGKSNGMYPYSANPNKFYECDAGKTYFQSCASGLVFDTSCSCCNWS, encoded by the exons ATGGGGAAGGTAGTCTTGGTTTCAG CGCTGGCCCTGCTGCTGCATATGCAGCTTG GCTCTGCCTACATCTTATCATGCTACTTCACCAACTGGGCACAGTATCGCCCACCTCCTACCATCTACATGCCCAATGACATCGACCCATGCCTGTGTACCCATCTCCTCTACGCCTTCGCCACCATGACCAGCAGCTACCAGATTGCCACTTATGAATGGAATGATGTGgagctctacagccagttcaaTGCCCTGAAGGACAA GAATGGTGATCTGAAAACTCTGCTGTCAGTTGGTGGATGGAACTTTGGTTCCTCAGG ATTCTCTAACATGGTGGCCTCCTCCACCAACCGCCAGACCTTCATCACTTCTGTCATTGCCTTTCTGAGGAAGTATGAGTTCGATGGGTTGGACATTGACTGGGAGTATCCAGCCAACAGAGGAAGCCCACCTCAAGATCAGCAACTGTACTCTGTTCTGCTGGAG GAGATGAGGGCTGCTTTTGAGGCAGAGGCCAAGCAGACCAACAGAGCTCGACTCCTGATGTCTGCTGCTGTTTCCTCAGGCAGAGGCACCGTTGAGACTGCCTATCAAATCCCTCAGCTTGGACA ATCTCTGGATATGATCAACGTGATGACCTATGACATGCACGGTTCTTGGGACCCCTTCACAGGGGAATGCAGCCCCCTGTACAGGGATTCTTTTGACAGTGGAAGTTACATCTACTTCAATGTG GACTATGCCATGAACTACTGGAAAAATAATGGTGCTCCTGCAGAGAAACTGCTGGTTGGCTTCCCTACCTATGGAAACACCTTCACCCTTACAAACCCTGCAGACCACGGAATTGGAGCACCTATCTCTGGAGCTGGAACAGCAGGAAAATACACTCAGGAAGCAGGAGAGCTTGCTTACTTTGAG ATTTGTACCTTCCTGAAAGACGGAGCAACGGAGGTGTGGAATACCCAGCAAGATGTGCCATATGCATATAATGGAAATCAGTGGGTTGGCTATGACAATGTGAAGAGTTTTGGAATCAAG GCACAGTGGCTGATGAAGAATAACTTCGGTGGAGCTATGGTGTGGACCATTGACATGGATGACTTCTTGGGAACTTTCTGTAACCAGGGCAAATATCCTCTCATCAACGTTCTTCACAGTGCCCTTAATCTGGACCAGCAGG CCTGCAAGCCCCCTGCAACCCCACTGCCCCCAATACCTGGTCTGACCAGCACCACCCCCAGTGCCAGTGGAGGAAGTTCTAGTGGTGGCAGCTCTAGTGGTGGAAGCTCCAGTGGTGGCAGCTCTAGTGGTGGAAGCTCCAGTGGCACCAGTGGCATGAACAGTTCATACTGCGTCGGGAAATCCAATGGAATGTACCCATACTCTGCAAATCCCAACAAGTTCTATGAGTGTGATGCTGGGAAAACATATTTCCAGTCTTGTGCTAGTGGCCTGGTGTTTGACACCAGCTGCTCATGCTGTAACTGGAGTTAA